Part of the Synechococcus sp. HK01-R genome is shown below.
CAGGGATGGGGTGCAGGCGACCAATCGGTCTCCCCCGGTAATGGGAACAGTGAAGCTGGAGGTGCGGAGTTGAGCAGCGCGTCAGTCGCTGATGGCGACGCCCATGTTGCGGGCGGTGCCTTCGATGATGCGCATGGCCGACTCAACGCTGGTGCAGTTGAGGTCAGGCAGCTTGGTCTTCGCAATCTCCTCGAGCTGGGCACGGCTGATGGAGCCAACGCTGCCCTTGGCGGACTGACCGGAACCCTTGTCGATTCCAGCGGCCTTAGTGATCAACACCGACGCCGGAGGCGTCTTGGTGATGAAGGTGAAACTGCGGTCCTCGAAGACCGAAATCTCCACCGGAATCACATAACCGGCCTTGTCCTGAGTGCGGGCGTTGTACTCCTTGCAGAACGCCATGATGTTGACCCCGTGCTGACCGAGGGCAGGACCCACCGGCGGTGCAGGGTTGGCTTTGCCGGCCTGAAGGGCCAGCTTGATCACAGCTACGACTTTCTTGGCCATCGGCTACAGGAGTTGGACATCTGCGGATCACCTGGCCCTCGGGACAGATGCGGCGGAGTAGCGAACCACCCCTCAGGCCGCCCTCCGCAGGGAGACGGCCGCCGCTGATCAGTTCTGCTTGCTCACCTGAGAGAACTCGAGCTCGACCGGGGTTTCCCGGCCAAAGATCGACAGCAGAGCCTTGAGCTTGCTGCGCTCCCCTGCCACTTCGATCACCTCACCCTGGAAGTCTTTGAACGGACCGGCGGTCACCAGGATTTGGTCACCCTCGGTGAGATCGACCTTGACGACGGTCTTCTTCTCAGCCGCCCGCTTGAAGATGCGGTCGACCTCCTGACGGCTAAGGGGCCGGGGCTTGATGTGGCCGCGAGCCTTACCGGTGGCACGCCGATCTTCTGCACCCACGAAATTGATGACGTTTGGGGTGCTGCGGACCGCCATCATCGTGTCCTCGTCCAGCACCATGCGCACCAGCACGTAGCCAGGGAAAACTTTCTCCTCGGTGGACTGACGGCTGCCGTCCTTCTTCACCTTCACCGCAGGAGTTTCGGGAATTTCAATCTCAAGGATGCGAGAGCTGACGCCGAGGGTGACAGCGCGCTGTTCCAGCGTTGCTTTCACCTTCTTTTCACAGCTCGAGGCCACCTGAACCGCGTACCACCGGGCCACGCTGGTGCGAGCCGCGGCCGAAGCCGTCCCCTCTTCACCCTCATTCGGTGCTGGCAGATCCAGCACCTCGGAGGTATCAGCTGTGAGGTCGACGTCAGACACGGGCGAAGGAGAGGGAGGGAAAACGACGGGGGCAATCAAGGGTCCGACAACGGAACCGACGACGCCTCAACGGAACACCTGAGAAGCAGCCCAGCCGTAAAAACGACTGAGGGCAGCGATGGCCGCAGCAGACAGACTGACCATCAAAATCACAGCGATCGATTCGCTGAAGAGCTGCTGACGACTCGGCCAGACCACCAGCTTGAGCTCCTCAAACGCGGCCGCCAGAAAGCCACCCTTTCGCCCCTCATCAGAGGGAGCTTGGGGCTGGCTCGCGGTGGTGTCCTCGGAAGTGGGGGTGGTCACGGATCGGGGGCCGGAGCTGACACCGGTGCTGTCAGCACCTGCCGGCAAACAGACACCTTACCGGATGCCTGATCGGCTCAGGTTTGAGGTTCGAAGCGGAACGGGTCCAATGCCGTCGCGCCGGGAGCGACCTTCACCGCCTTGGCACCGCGGAAGCGATCCTCCAAAAGTTCCGTAGCCAGAGGATTTTCCAACTGTCGCCGCAGCACCCGGCGCAGGGGCCTCGCTCCGTACTCCGGTTCAAAGCCCTGCTCCGCCAGGGCTCGCACAACGGCTGGGTCAACGCGCAGCTCCAGGTCCTGCTCCCGCATCAGTTGGTCCAGCTCAGCGAGCTGTAGATGCACGATCCGCTCAAGATCGTCGATCGCCAGAGGGCGGAAGCGGATTACTTCATCAATCCGGTTGAGGAATTCCGGCCTGAACTGGCGCGACAGGGCCTCATCCACCTGGGCGGCGAGGGCCTGATCGAGCGCCGCGACATCGGCCTCCGGCTGCTGCCCCTGACGGGCCCGATCCAGAATGGCGCGACTGGCCAGGTTGCTGGTCATCACCACCACCGTGTGGCGGAAATCGACGGTGCGCCCCTGGGAATCCGTGAGACGCCCGTCATCCAGCACCTGCAGCAGGACATTGAAGACATCGGGGTGCGCCTTCTCCACCTCATCGAGCAGTAAGAGCGCATAGGGGCGCCGACGGACGGCCTCGGTGAGCTGACCACCTTCCTCATAGCCCACATAGCCGGGAGGAGCTCCAAGCAGGCGGGCCACTGCGTTGCGCTCCATGAATTCACTCATATCAAGGCGCACCAGCGACTCCTCCTCGTCAAAGAGCAGGGCTGCTAAGGCCTTAGCGAGCTCGGTCTTGCCCACCCCTGTGGGTCCGAGGAAGAGAAAGGACCCCACTGGGCGACGCGGGTCCTTCATGCCGGCCCGGGCGCGTCGGATCGCCGCTGCCACCGCCTGCACCGCTTCGGGCTGACCAATCACACGCTGGGCGAGATGGTTCTCAAGCTCCAAAAGCTTCTGACGCTCACCCGCCAGCAGGCGCTGGACAGGGATCCCGGTCCAGCGGGCCACCACATCAGCGATGTCAGCAGCCTCCACCTGCTCCCTCAGCAGTGCTCTGCCCTCCGCCTGAGCCGAAATCAGCACCTGCTCCAGATCGCGGCGGCGCTGCTGCACGCGATGGAGCTGGTCGTATTCCAAACGGGCGGCTTCCTCGAGATCAGCGTTCCGCTCGGCTTCGGCGATGGCATGGCGCAGATCCTCATCGTCCTGCAGGAGCTGACGCAGCTCCGCCAATTGATCCCGCTCCGCCTGCCAACGCTGACGCAGATCCTCCAGACGAGACGCAGCCTCCAGACGGGATCGCTGCAGCTGAACCCGCTCAGCCTCCGGGGCCTGCTCAGCCGATAACAGCGCCAGCTCCACCCGGCGAAGCTCCGACTCGGCATCCTCCACCACCTGAGGCTTGGAGGTCACATCCATTTTGAGCTGGGCGGCCGCCTCATCAATGAGGTCGATGGCTTTATCCGGCAGACAGCGATCACTGATGTAGCGATCCGCCAAACGGGCCGCCGCCGTGAGTGCTTCATCGGTGATCGTCACGCCATGGTGCAGCTCATAGCGCTCCTTCAGGCCGCGCAGAATCTCGATGCTGAGCTCGATCGAAGGCTCAAGGATCGGCACCTGCTGAAAGCGTCGACTCAGGGCCGGATCCTTCTCCACCGTGCGCCGATAGTCCTCCGTCGTGGTGGCAGCGATACAACGCAGATCGCCACGGGCGAGGGCTGGTTTGAGCAAACTGCCTGCGTCGGCACTGGAGCGGTCGCTGCTGACCACCGTGTGCAGTTCATCGATGAACAGCACCACTCCCGCCTCGGGATCACTGACCTCAGCCAACACCGAGCGCAAGCGCTCCTCAAACTGGCCGCGGAACTTGGCACCCGCAATCAAGGCGCCCACATCCAGGGCGACCAGCCGCAGACCCAACAGCGAGTCGGGCACCTCACCGGCAACGATCCGCTGGGCCAGCAGTTCAGCAATCGCGGTCTTGCCCACCCCAGGAGCACCAATCAGCACCGGATTGTTCTTGCCCCGTCGGGACAGGACCTTGATCAAGCGCCGGATCTCTCCATCGCGACCGATCACCGGATCCAACTGACCGGCCTCCGCCGCCGCCGTCAGATCCCGTCCATAGAGCTCCAACGCTGAGGGTTCAGCGGGCAGCTCCGATGCCGGGGGCTGAGCCATCGACTCCATCGGCACCTGCCGAGGTGCCGCGGACTGTGGTGGTGCAATCGGCGGTTGAGGAACAACGGACTGTTGTTGAAAAGCAGACGGTTTCTGTGCCGCCGAAGCTTGTCGTTCAGCCGATGGCCTGGGCTGAGCAGAACGCTCAGCGGAGACGGTGGGGACCACCGCCGACCCTGGCGACCAACGACGTAGCTCCGACTCGAGGCGATCGGCCGGGAGGCCTGCACTGTCGAAGAGGTCAGCCCCGATGCGTGGATCACGTCCGATCGCGATCAGCAGATGGGAGAGCTCGATCTGGCGGGATCCCCAGAGGGCGCGAGAGCGGTCCGCCGCCTCCAAGAGCTCCTCGAGATCTTCTCCAATAAAAAGATCGTCTCCCCGAGCCATGGGTTGGTCGGCGAGGAAGGCCTCCAGTCGATCCATCAGCCCCGGGACATCGAGCGGCAAGGCCCGCACCGTCTCCATGAAGCGACGGTCGCTGAACAACACCTGGAGCAAATGCTCCACATCCAATTCGGCATGGCGCCAACGACGGGCCAGATCCTGCCCAGCCAGCAGCAGATCCCAGGCCTCGTCGCTGAAGCGATCGGGCTCCATGGTGAGGCTGGCCGGTGGATCTGTGGCGGAACGCATCTCGGAAGTCATCGTCACCCTGTTGGCGTTAGGCAGTTGCGTTAGGCAGCCGCCTTGGAGGAGAGCTCGATCAGCTCCACCTTGTATCCGTCGGGATCCTCCACAAAGGCGATCACCGTGCTGCCGTGCTTCATCGGACCGGGTTCACGCACCACCCGTCCGCCTTTGCCGGCGATGGCCGCGCAGGTGGCCCGGATGTCCTCCACCCCGAGGGCGATATGGCCATAAGCGTCACCCAGCTCGTAGTGATCGGTATCCCAGTTATGGGTCAGCTCGAGCACCGAGTGCTCGCTCTCATCGCCATAACCCACAAACGCCAGGGTGAAACGGCCCGAGGGGTACTCCTTGCGACGCAGAAGACGCATGCCCAGCACCTCGGTGTAGAAGCTCAAGGAGCGCTCCAGATCCCCGACCCGGAGCATGGTGTGCAACATGCGCATCAGCGTTGATCCCCCGGTTTCTCCCAGCATGGTGCCAAAGCACACAAAGGAGGGTCAGGGGGCGACCCATAGGATCCTCGGAACTTTGAACGACGGCACGTGTTCGATTCCCTCGACCTCGTCATTGACACCATCGTTGCCAGGGAGGTGCTCGATTCCCGCGGCAACCCCACCGTGGAAGCGGAAGTGCTGCTCGAGGGAGGTGCCAGCGGTCGGGCGATCGTGCCCAGCGGCGCCAGCACCGGCGCCCACGAGGCCCATGAACTGCGTGATGGCGGCAGCCGCTACATGGGTAAGGGTGTCACCCAGGCGGTGGACCACATCGAGGATCGGATCGCCCCCGCTCTCTGCGGACTGTCTGCCCTTGACCAGGCGAGCATCGATGCAGCCATGCTCGAACTCGACGGCAGCGCCAACAAATCCAATCTGGGCGCCAACGCCATCCTGGCGGTGAGCATGGCCACGGCCCGTGCAGCTGCCAACGGCGTGGGCCTTCCGCTCTACCGCTACCTGGGCGGACCGATGGCCACCCTGCTGCCGGTGCCCCTGATGAACGTGATCAACGGCGGCGCCCATGCGGCCAACAGCCTTGATTTCCAAGAATTCATGCTGGTGCCCCACGGTGCCCCCAGCTTCCGCGAAGCCCTGCGCATGGGCACCGAGGTGTTCCATACCCTCAAGGGCCTGCTCAAGGACCGTGGCCTGAGCACCTCTGTAGGCGATGAAGGCGGCTTCGCCCCTGATCTGGGCAACACTGAAGCGGGCGAAATCCTGGTGGAAGCCATTGAGAAAGCCGGCTACAAGCCCGGCGAGGAGATCGCCCTTGCCCTCGACGTGGCCAGCACAGAGTTCTTCGCCGATGGCCGTTACGCCTTTGGCGGCGGCAGCTACACCAGTGCCGAGATGGTCGACCAACTCGAGCAGCTGGTGAATCGCTTCCCGATCGTTTCGATCGAGGACGGACTGGCGGAAGATGATTGGGAGGGCTGGAAGCACCTGACTGAACGCCTGGGCAACCGTGTGCAGCTCGTGGGTGATGACCTGTTCGTGACCAACAGCCAGCGCCTTCAGCAAGGCATCGATGCCAGCACAGCGAATTCGATCCTGATCAAGGTGAATCAGATCGGCACCCTGACCGAAACCCTGCAGGCGATCGATCTGGCGGGCCGCAACGGTTACACCAGCGTGATCAGCCACCGCAGCGGTGAAACCGAAGACACCACCATTGCTGATCTCTCCGTCGCCACCCGCGCCGGTCAGATCAAAACCGGCTCCTTGAGCCGCAGCGAACGGGTCGCCAAATACAACCAGCTGCTCCGCATTGAAGATGAGCTTGGTAGCCAAGCCGTGTATGCCGGTGCCGTTGGCCAAGGTCCCCGCGGCCGGGGCTGAGGCTCAGGGACCGTTCTGGCCAAGCTGCTCAATCCGTCCATCCCGACGGAGCTTGAGTTGCAGCTTGAGCCAGCCCATGCCTACAGGAATCCCTGCCGCCACAGGCAGCAGGGCCCACAAAGGCCGAGGTCCCGCACCCAGCAGCGCAGCTGCCAGGGCCAACGAGCCCAACAGCACGGATTGTCCGACCGCGTGTTGTGCCGTCACCATGCGCCGGAACTGACGATCGGATTCGCCCATCCGGATCTGCAGTTGCAGATCCCCTTGCTCAAGGCGCTCCAGGCTCTCGTCAAGACGGCGGGGGATCCCTGCAGCGCGGCTGCTCAGCGCTCCCACCTGACGACCAAGTTCATTGAAGAGATCGTTGGGTCCGGATCCGCTGGAAGCCATCAAGGGAAGGAGGTAGGGCTTGGCAATCGCCACCAGGCTAAAGGCGGGATCGAGGCTGCGTCCGACCCCTTCAAAGGTGGAGAGAGCCCGCATCA
Proteins encoded:
- the rplK gene encoding 50S ribosomal protein L11 is translated as MAKKVVAVIKLALQAGKANPAPPVGPALGQHGVNIMAFCKEYNARTQDKAGYVIPVEISVFEDRSFTFITKTPPASVLITKAAGIDKGSGQSAKGSVGSISRAQLEEIAKTKLPDLNCTSVESAMRIIEGTARNMGVAISD
- the nusG gene encoding transcription termination/antitermination protein NusG, whose amino-acid sequence is MSDVDLTADTSEVLDLPAPNEGEEGTASAAARTSVARWYAVQVASSCEKKVKATLEQRAVTLGVSSRILEIEIPETPAVKVKKDGSRQSTEEKVFPGYVLVRMVLDEDTMMAVRSTPNVINFVGAEDRRATGKARGHIKPRPLSRQEVDRIFKRAAEKKTVVKVDLTEGDQILVTAGPFKDFQGEVIEVAGERSKLKALLSIFGRETPVELEFSQVSKQN
- the secE gene encoding preprotein translocase subunit SecE — translated: MTTPTSEDTTASQPQAPSDEGRKGGFLAAAFEELKLVVWPSRQQLFSESIAVILMVSLSAAAIAALSRFYGWAASQVFR
- a CDS encoding ATP-dependent Clp protease ATP-binding subunit, which translates into the protein MTSEMRSATDPPASLTMEPDRFSDEAWDLLLAGQDLARRWRHAELDVEHLLQVLFSDRRFMETVRALPLDVPGLMDRLEAFLADQPMARGDDLFIGEDLEELLEAADRSRALWGSRQIELSHLLIAIGRDPRIGADLFDSAGLPADRLESELRRWSPGSAVVPTVSAERSAQPRPSAERQASAAQKPSAFQQQSVVPQPPIAPPQSAAPRQVPMESMAQPPASELPAEPSALELYGRDLTAAAEAGQLDPVIGRDGEIRRLIKVLSRRGKNNPVLIGAPGVGKTAIAELLAQRIVAGEVPDSLLGLRLVALDVGALIAGAKFRGQFEERLRSVLAEVSDPEAGVVLFIDELHTVVSSDRSSADAGSLLKPALARGDLRCIAATTTEDYRRTVEKDPALSRRFQQVPILEPSIELSIEILRGLKERYELHHGVTITDEALTAAARLADRYISDRCLPDKAIDLIDEAAAQLKMDVTSKPQVVEDAESELRRVELALLSAEQAPEAERVQLQRSRLEAASRLEDLRQRWQAERDQLAELRQLLQDDEDLRHAIAEAERNADLEEAARLEYDQLHRVQQRRRDLEQVLISAQAEGRALLREQVEAADIADVVARWTGIPVQRLLAGERQKLLELENHLAQRVIGQPEAVQAVAAAIRRARAGMKDPRRPVGSFLFLGPTGVGKTELAKALAALLFDEEESLVRLDMSEFMERNAVARLLGAPPGYVGYEEGGQLTEAVRRRPYALLLLDEVEKAHPDVFNVLLQVLDDGRLTDSQGRTVDFRHTVVVMTSNLASRAILDRARQGQQPEADVAALDQALAAQVDEALSRQFRPEFLNRIDEVIRFRPLAIDDLERIVHLQLAELDQLMREQDLELRVDPAVVRALAEQGFEPEYGARPLRRVLRRQLENPLATELLEDRFRGAKAVKVAPGATALDPFRFEPQT
- the gloA gene encoding lactoylglutathione lyase; translated protein: MRMLHTMLRVGDLERSLSFYTEVLGMRLLRRKEYPSGRFTLAFVGYGDESEHSVLELTHNWDTDHYELGDAYGHIALGVEDIRATCAAIAGKGGRVVREPGPMKHGSTVIAFVEDPDGYKVELIELSSKAAA
- the eno gene encoding phosphopyruvate hydratase, with the translated sequence MFDSLDLVIDTIVAREVLDSRGNPTVEAEVLLEGGASGRAIVPSGASTGAHEAHELRDGGSRYMGKGVTQAVDHIEDRIAPALCGLSALDQASIDAAMLELDGSANKSNLGANAILAVSMATARAAANGVGLPLYRYLGGPMATLLPVPLMNVINGGAHAANSLDFQEFMLVPHGAPSFREALRMGTEVFHTLKGLLKDRGLSTSVGDEGGFAPDLGNTEAGEILVEAIEKAGYKPGEEIALALDVASTEFFADGRYAFGGGSYTSAEMVDQLEQLVNRFPIVSIEDGLAEDDWEGWKHLTERLGNRVQLVGDDLFVTNSQRLQQGIDASTANSILIKVNQIGTLTETLQAIDLAGRNGYTSVISHRSGETEDTTIADLSVATRAGQIKTGSLSRSERVAKYNQLLRIEDELGSQAVYAGAVGQGPRGRG